The Cotesia glomerata isolate CgM1 linkage group LG7, MPM_Cglom_v2.3, whole genome shotgun sequence genome segment taaaattaccatAGCAGCACATTCATCATCTTCAGCAGTGGCTGTAAGATGTTGATTTTCAACTTGCATTTTATTGTCAAGTATTTCTTGTTTATTtctattggaaaaaaaaaaattattatttaatattaatatcaataaaataatgttcaaCTATAACTAATCAAAAGAATACTAAGTAAAAATACTTGCAATATTTCTTGTAATTCTTTTCCTATTTGTTCTAATGGCGGTTTGTAGGTATCCAGTAAGCCCTGAGCTAAATTGTCAACATCCACTGACACTTTAATAACTTTGTCGCTAAAAAtacattgattaaataaatagagaAATAGTTAATTGacaataagtaaaaaaacttACAATTCGTTGATATTGTGTTGAACTTTCGCAGCAGCAGCTTCTCCAATGTCagtcatcatttttataaaaactattccttta includes the following:
- the LOC123269431 gene encoding biogenesis of lysosome-related organelles complex 1 subunit 6, whose protein sequence is MMTDIGEAAAAKVQHNINEFDKVIKVSVDVDNLAQGLLDTYKPPLEQIGKELQEILNKQEILDNKMQVENQHLTATAEDDECAAMYITVQAYQEKLSRIKREMALIHDRTTKLKKRAIYLQQVKQKQALAKEQKREEELRREQELIGKPPSI